Proteins encoded together in one Mycobacterium noviomagense window:
- a CDS encoding AraC family transcriptional regulator → MATWTPDIRHPVYATRVLCEVAEEHGVPAAEVLAGTGIDPAHLAEPDLVVSAGDEVAAVRRLLERLPAAPGVGIEVGNRFTLTHFGLMGFAVMSCGTLRELFTIAMRYFALTMMHIDVQLFEGADECMLQLSADHLPADVRRFFVERDIAGIITTTTGFVLPVVEKYADQVSADVAIDEDLLAPLLGLVPIRNVAFGRAHNRLHFPRAMLDEPLPQADPHTLEICVAQCDVLMQRSEQRCGITAVVRSKLFRDSSGFPALPDIAAELDMHSRTLRRQLAAEGTSFRALVNEVRAALAVDLLCNVGLTVEEVSKRLGYTDISTFSHAFKRWHGVAPSRYAR, encoded by the coding sequence GTGGCGACGTGGACGCCGGACATACGGCACCCCGTGTACGCGACGAGGGTGCTGTGCGAGGTGGCCGAGGAACACGGGGTGCCCGCGGCAGAGGTGCTGGCCGGCACCGGAATCGATCCGGCTCACCTGGCCGAACCTGACCTGGTGGTCAGCGCGGGGGACGAGGTGGCGGCGGTCCGCAGGCTGCTCGAGCGCCTCCCCGCCGCCCCAGGGGTCGGTATCGAGGTGGGCAACCGGTTCACCCTCACCCACTTCGGGTTGATGGGTTTCGCGGTGATGTCCTGCGGGACGCTGCGCGAACTGTTCACGATCGCGATGCGCTACTTCGCGCTGACCATGATGCACATCGATGTGCAACTGTTCGAAGGCGCCGACGAGTGCATGCTCCAACTGAGCGCCGACCATCTGCCCGCCGACGTGCGGCGCTTCTTTGTCGAGCGTGATATTGCGGGGATCATCACCACGACAACAGGTTTCGTGCTTCCGGTGGTGGAGAAGTACGCCGATCAGGTTTCGGCTGACGTGGCGATCGACGAGGATCTGCTGGCCCCGCTGCTCGGGCTTGTCCCGATCCGCAATGTGGCATTCGGTCGCGCCCACAACCGGCTGCACTTCCCGCGGGCCATGCTCGACGAGCCGTTGCCGCAAGCCGATCCGCACACGCTGGAAATCTGCGTCGCGCAATGCGACGTGCTGATGCAGCGCAGCGAGCAACGCTGCGGAATCACCGCGGTGGTGCGCAGCAAGCTGTTTCGCGATTCCAGCGGGTTTCCCGCCCTACCCGACATCGCCGCCGAACTCGACATGCATTCGCGCACGCTGCGCCGCCAGCTTGCCGCCGAGGGCACGTCGTTTCGCGCCCTGGTCAACGAGGTCCGCGCCGCGCTGGCCGTCGACCTGCTCTGCAATGTCGGGCTCACCGTGGAGGAGGTGTCGAAACGGCTGGGGTACACCGACATTTCCACGTTCTCGCATGCGTTCAAACGTTGGCACGGCGTCGCGCCCAGCCGGTACGCGCGCTAG
- the metK gene encoding methionine adenosyltransferase: protein MSEKGRLFTSESVTEGHPDKICDAISDSVLDALLADDPRSRVAVETMVTTGQVHVAGEVTTSAKEAFAEITDTVRSRILEIGYDSSDKGFDGASCGVNIAIGAQSPDIAQGVDTAYEARVEGVADPLDAQGAGDQGLMFGYAIKDTPEMMPLPIALAHRLSRRLAEVRKNGVLPYLRPDGKTQVTIAYEGNVPVRLDTVVISTQHAADVDLDDMLTPDIREKVLNTVLDDLAHETLDASEVRLLVNPTGKFVLGGPMGDAGLTGRKIIVDTYGGWARHGGGAFSGKDPSKVDRSAAYAMRWVAKNVVAAGLAERVEVQVAYAIGKAAPVGLFVETFGTETVDPVKIEKAIGEVFDLRPGAIIRDLDLLRPIYAQTAAYGHFGRTDVELPWEQLDKVDDLKRAV, encoded by the coding sequence GTGAGCGAAAAGGGTCGGCTGTTCACCAGCGAGTCGGTGACCGAGGGACACCCCGACAAGATCTGCGACGCCATCAGCGACTCGGTGCTCGACGCCCTGCTGGCCGACGACCCCCGCTCCCGGGTCGCCGTGGAAACCATGGTGACGACCGGCCAGGTGCACGTCGCGGGCGAGGTGACCACCAGCGCCAAGGAGGCGTTCGCCGAGATCACCGACACCGTCCGCAGTCGCATCCTGGAGATCGGCTACGACTCGTCCGACAAAGGCTTCGACGGCGCGTCGTGCGGGGTGAACATCGCGATCGGCGCGCAGTCTCCTGACATCGCCCAAGGTGTCGACACCGCCTACGAGGCTCGCGTCGAGGGCGTCGCGGATCCGCTGGACGCCCAGGGTGCCGGCGACCAGGGCCTGATGTTCGGCTACGCGATCAAAGACACCCCGGAGATGATGCCGCTGCCTATCGCGCTGGCCCACCGGCTCTCGCGACGGCTGGCCGAGGTCCGCAAGAACGGCGTGCTGCCATACCTGCGCCCGGACGGCAAGACCCAGGTCACCATCGCTTATGAAGGCAACGTGCCGGTGCGGTTGGACACCGTCGTGATCTCCACCCAGCACGCCGCTGACGTCGACCTGGACGACATGCTGACCCCGGACATCCGGGAAAAGGTCCTCAACACCGTGCTCGACGACCTGGCGCACGAGACCCTGGACGCCTCCGAGGTGCGGCTGTTGGTCAACCCGACCGGCAAGTTCGTGCTGGGCGGCCCGATGGGCGACGCCGGGCTGACCGGCCGCAAGATCATCGTCGACACCTACGGCGGCTGGGCCCGCCACGGCGGCGGCGCCTTCTCCGGCAAGGATCCCTCCAAAGTGGACCGTTCGGCGGCGTACGCGATGCGCTGGGTGGCCAAGAACGTCGTCGCTGCGGGGCTGGCCGAGCGAGTCGAGGTGCAGGTCGCCTATGCGATCGGTAAGGCCGCCCCGGTTGGGCTTTTCGTCGAGACGTTCGGCACCGAGACTGTCGACCCGGTCAAGATCGAGAAGGCCATCGGGGAGGTGTTCGACCTGCGGCCCGGCGCGATCATCCGCGACCTCGACCTGCTGCGGCCGATCTACGCGCAGACCGCCGCCTATGGCCATTTCGGCCGCACCGACGTCGAGCTGCCCTGGGAGCAGCTCGACAAGGTCGACGACCTCAAGCGCGCGGTTTAA
- a CDS encoding primosomal protein N' encodes MLSVPHLDREFDYLVAAEQSDDAQPGVRVRLRFHGRLVDGFILERRTDTDHLGKLGWLDRVISAEPVLTAEIRRLVDAVAARYAGTRADVLRLAVPARHAGAERETTATASQPVVEPVDPAGWQAYGRGGQFLAALGQSRAARAVWQALPGELWTHRMAEAATQTISAGQGVLAIVPDQRDVDALWQAATTRIDESAVVALSAGLGPAARYRRWLAVLRGAARLVIGTRSAVFAPVANLGLVIVWDDGDDTLSEPRAPYPHAREVGMLRAHQRRCAALIGGYARTAEAHALVRRGWAHDIVAARPMVRACAPRVVALDDRGYAEERDPAARTARLPSMALRAARTALQAGAPVLVQVPRRGYIPSLACGRCRAIARCRHCTGPLSLPDGGGPGPVCRWCGRAEPSLRCARCGSDAVRAVVVGAGRTAEELGRAFPGTTVITSAGDAVVTEVAGNPALVVATPGAEPRTPGGYGAALLLDGWALLGRQNLRAAEDTLRRWMTAAALVRGRQDGGVVTVIAESSIPTVQSLIRWDPVGHADAELTGRSEVGLPPSVHIAAVDGTADAVAALLDEVQLPDGTDVLGPVELPPGARRPAGFATDAAVTRMLLRVPRDQGLALAAALRRAVAVLSAQATHGPVRVQIDPLHIG; translated from the coding sequence ATGTTGTCGGTGCCGCATCTGGACCGCGAATTCGACTATCTCGTTGCCGCCGAGCAATCCGACGACGCCCAGCCGGGGGTGCGGGTCCGGCTACGGTTTCACGGCCGGCTGGTCGACGGGTTCATCTTGGAGCGTCGCACCGACACCGATCACCTAGGCAAGTTGGGCTGGCTGGACCGGGTCATCTCCGCCGAGCCAGTGCTCACCGCGGAGATCCGCAGGCTGGTCGACGCGGTAGCGGCGCGCTATGCGGGGACCAGGGCCGACGTGCTGCGGCTGGCCGTGCCGGCGCGGCATGCCGGGGCGGAGCGGGAAACCACCGCAACGGCAAGCCAGCCGGTCGTGGAGCCGGTAGACCCGGCGGGCTGGCAAGCGTATGGCCGCGGCGGTCAGTTTCTGGCCGCGCTGGGCCAGTCGCGTGCCGCGCGGGCCGTGTGGCAGGCGCTGCCGGGAGAGCTGTGGACGCACAGGATGGCCGAGGCCGCGACGCAGACGATCAGCGCGGGCCAGGGGGTGCTGGCGATCGTCCCCGACCAGCGGGATGTCGACGCGCTGTGGCAGGCGGCGACGACACGTATCGACGAATCCGCCGTGGTGGCGCTGTCGGCCGGTCTGGGGCCCGCGGCTCGCTACCGCCGCTGGCTGGCCGTGTTGCGGGGCGCCGCGCGCCTGGTGATCGGCACCCGCAGCGCGGTGTTCGCGCCGGTGGCCAACCTGGGGCTGGTCATCGTCTGGGACGACGGCGACGACACCCTGTCCGAGCCGCGGGCACCCTATCCCCATGCCCGCGAGGTGGGTATGCTGCGGGCCCACCAGCGTCGGTGCGCGGCGCTGATCGGCGGCTACGCCCGCACCGCCGAGGCCCATGCGCTGGTGCGGCGCGGTTGGGCACACGACATCGTCGCGGCGCGGCCGATGGTGCGAGCCTGTGCGCCGCGGGTGGTCGCCCTCGACGACCGCGGGTACGCCGAGGAGCGCGACCCCGCGGCACGCACCGCGCGGCTGCCGTCGATGGCGCTGCGCGCCGCCCGCACCGCGCTGCAGGCGGGGGCGCCGGTGCTGGTGCAGGTGCCCCGGCGCGGGTACATCCCGTCGCTGGCGTGCGGGCGCTGCCGTGCCATCGCTCGTTGCCGGCACTGTACGGGTCCGCTGTCGTTACCCGACGGCGGCGGACCCGGTCCGGTGTGCCGCTGGTGCGGACGGGCGGAGCCGTCGCTGCGGTGCGCCCGCTGCGGGTCGGATGCGGTGCGCGCGGTGGTCGTCGGCGCGGGACGCACTGCCGAGGAACTGGGCCGGGCATTCCCCGGCACTACCGTGATCACCTCGGCCGGCGACGCCGTCGTCACCGAGGTTGCCGGGAACCCTGCCCTGGTGGTCGCCACGCCGGGTGCTGAGCCTCGCACCCCCGGCGGTTACGGGGCGGCGCTGCTGCTGGACGGCTGGGCGCTGCTGGGCCGACAGAATTTGCGCGCGGCCGAGGACACGCTGCGGCGCTGGATGACCGCAGCGGCGTTGGTTCGGGGCCGTCAAGACGGCGGAGTGGTCACGGTGATCGCCGAATCATCCATCCCCACCGTGCAATCCCTGATCCGCTGGGATCCGGTCGGCCATGCAGATGCCGAACTCACGGGCCGCAGCGAAGTCGGCCTGCCGCCCAGCGTGCACATTGCCGCGGTCGACGGCACCGCGGACGCGGTGGCAGCGCTGCTCGACGAAGTGCAGCTGCCCGACGGCACGGATGTGCTCGGCCCGGTGGAACTGCCGCCGGGCGCACGCCGCCCGGCCGGCTTCGCCACTGACGCGGCGGTGACCCGGATGTTGCTGCGGGTGCCCCGCGATCAAGGTCTGGCGTTGGCGGCGGCCCTGCGCCGGGCCGTTGCGGTGCTCAGCGCCCAGGCGACACACGGCCCCGTCCGGGTACAGATCGACCCGTTACACATCGGCTGA
- a CDS encoding flavin-containing monooxygenase — MTTATPDYHTVVVGAGFSGIGTAIKLGKAGLGEYLVIEAGDGVGGTWYWNTYPGIAVDIPSFSYQFSFEQSPHWSRTYAPGHELQAYAEHCVDKYGIRSKIRFNTKVLSAEFDDEQNLWRVQIDPGGEITARFLVSASGVLTVPNLPDIDGVDSFDGITMHTARWDHSQDLTGKRVAVIGTGASAVQVIPEIAPIVKQLTVFQRTPIWCFPKLDVPLPAPARWAMRVPGGKAVQRLASQAFVEATFPIAAHYFTVFPLAKRMEAAGLAYLRQQVRDPVVREKLTPKYAVGCKRPGFHNGYLATFNRENVRLVTEPIDKITPTGVATRDGETHEVDVLVLATGFKVMDTDSTPTFAVTGSGGRSLAKFWDEHRLQAYEGVSVPGFPNLFSVMGPYGYVGSSYFALIETQTHHIMRCLKQARRLGANRVEVTEEANDRYFAEMMRRRYRQVFWQDSCRQANSYYFDKNGDVPLRPTTTVEAYWRSRRFDLDDYRFSS, encoded by the coding sequence ATGACAACGGCAACCCCCGACTACCACACCGTCGTCGTCGGCGCCGGGTTCTCCGGGATCGGCACCGCGATCAAACTCGGCAAGGCCGGCCTCGGTGAGTACCTGGTTATCGAGGCCGGCGACGGCGTCGGCGGCACCTGGTACTGGAACACCTATCCCGGTATCGCCGTTGACATTCCGTCGTTTTCCTACCAGTTCTCGTTCGAGCAGAGCCCGCACTGGTCGCGGACCTACGCGCCCGGACACGAGCTTCAGGCCTATGCAGAACACTGCGTCGACAAGTACGGCATCCGGTCGAAGATCCGGTTTAACACCAAGGTCCTATCCGCGGAGTTCGACGACGAGCAGAACCTCTGGCGGGTGCAGATCGATCCGGGCGGCGAAATCACCGCCAGGTTCTTGGTGAGCGCCAGCGGCGTGCTCACCGTGCCCAATCTGCCCGACATCGACGGGGTGGACTCCTTCGACGGAATCACCATGCACACCGCCCGCTGGGACCACTCGCAAGATCTGACCGGCAAGCGGGTGGCGGTGATAGGCACCGGGGCATCAGCCGTGCAGGTGATCCCGGAGATTGCGCCGATTGTCAAGCAGCTCACCGTGTTTCAGCGCACGCCGATCTGGTGCTTTCCGAAACTCGACGTGCCGTTGCCGGCGCCGGCGCGTTGGGCGATGCGGGTACCCGGCGGCAAAGCGGTTCAGCGGCTGGCCAGCCAAGCCTTCGTCGAGGCGACGTTCCCGATCGCGGCGCACTACTTCACCGTTTTTCCGTTGGCCAAACGGATGGAAGCGGCCGGGCTGGCCTACCTGCGCCAGCAGGTCCGCGACCCAGTGGTGCGCGAGAAGCTGACGCCCAAATACGCCGTGGGCTGCAAACGCCCCGGCTTTCACAACGGTTATCTGGCCACCTTCAACCGCGAGAACGTGCGGCTGGTCACCGAGCCGATCGACAAGATCACGCCGACAGGTGTGGCCACCCGCGACGGCGAGACCCACGAGGTCGACGTGCTGGTGCTGGCGACCGGCTTCAAGGTGATGGACACCGACAGCACCCCCACCTTCGCGGTCACCGGCAGCGGTGGCCGGTCGCTAGCCAAATTCTGGGACGAGCACCGGCTGCAGGCCTACGAAGGCGTCAGCGTTCCGGGTTTTCCCAACTTGTTCAGCGTGATGGGCCCTTACGGCTATGTCGGGTCGTCGTATTTCGCGCTGATCGAGACGCAGACCCACCACATCATGCGGTGCCTGAAGCAGGCCCGCCGCCTGGGCGCGAACCGGGTCGAGGTCACCGAGGAAGCCAACGACCGCTACTTCGCCGAGATGATGCGCCGCCGGTACCGCCAGGTGTTCTGGCAGGACAGCTGCCGGCAGGCCAACAGCTACTACTTCGACAAGAACGGCGACGTGCCGTTGCGGCCCACCACCACGGTCGAGGCCTACTGGCGCAGCCGCCGCTTCGACCTCGACGACTACCGGTTCAGTTCGTAG
- a CDS encoding cytochrome P450, with product MTREAITVGFDVGEKFIGRLRGSDITRFRCGGRRFVALSHPDYVDHVLHRARLKYVKSPEYEPVRAGAGINLLTDEGDSWAAHRGVLNPTFSRRHLGELVDLMIDPIEDVTGSLPADAEFDMHETMVEATLRVVANALFSQDFGPLVHSMHDLATRGLRHAEKMERLGLWGLLPSPVYDGLIWCTYSRVPLPPPLHDMQRILLELDGAVNAVIDQRLAHPTAENDLLNVLLQAEGGTWPRKRVRDEALTFMLAGHETTANSMSWFWYLMALHGQARARMLDEVDAVLGGRRPTTDDIARLPWTTACIQEAQRYYSAVWILARKAVEDDVIDGHHIRAGTTVIIPIHHIHHDPRWWERPDDFDPTRFLGGGGERPRSAYLPFGGGRRICIGQSFALMEMVLMAAIMSQRFTFDLMPGHPVELEATLTLRPKHGVHMIGRRRL from the coding sequence ATGACCCGCGAGGCGATCACCGTCGGCTTCGACGTCGGTGAGAAGTTCATCGGCCGGCTGCGCGGCAGCGATATCACCCGATTCCGTTGCGGTGGTAGGCGTTTCGTCGCGCTGAGCCACCCCGACTACGTCGACCACGTATTGCATCGGGCTCGGCTGAAATACGTCAAGTCGCCCGAATACGAGCCGGTCCGCGCCGGTGCCGGCATCAATCTGCTCACCGACGAAGGCGACTCGTGGGCCGCGCACCGCGGCGTGCTGAACCCGACGTTTTCGCGGCGCCACCTTGGCGAGCTGGTCGACCTGATGATCGATCCGATCGAGGACGTCACCGGGTCGCTGCCCGCCGATGCCGAGTTCGACATGCACGAGACGATGGTCGAGGCGACGCTACGGGTGGTGGCCAACGCCCTGTTCAGCCAGGACTTCGGGCCGCTGGTGCACAGCATGCACGACCTGGCCACCCGAGGACTACGGCACGCGGAGAAGATGGAGCGGCTGGGCCTGTGGGGGTTGCTGCCCTCGCCGGTCTACGACGGGTTGATCTGGTGCACGTATTCGCGGGTGCCGCTGCCGCCGCCCCTGCACGACATGCAGCGGATCTTGCTGGAGCTCGACGGCGCAGTCAACGCGGTGATCGACCAGCGGCTGGCGCATCCGACCGCGGAAAACGACCTGCTGAACGTTTTGCTGCAGGCCGAGGGTGGGACGTGGCCGCGCAAGCGGGTTCGCGACGAGGCGCTGACGTTCATGCTCGCCGGGCACGAGACCACGGCGAATTCGATGTCGTGGTTCTGGTATCTGATGGCGCTGCACGGCCAGGCGCGCGCCCGGATGCTCGACGAGGTCGACGCCGTGCTCGGTGGCCGCCGTCCCACCACCGACGACATTGCGCGGCTGCCGTGGACCACGGCGTGTATCCAAGAGGCGCAACGGTATTACTCGGCGGTGTGGATCCTGGCCCGCAAGGCGGTCGAGGACGACGTGATCGACGGCCACCACATCCGCGCCGGCACGACGGTGATCATCCCGATCCACCACATACACCACGACCCGCGGTGGTGGGAACGGCCCGACGACTTCGACCCCACCAGATTCTTGGGCGGCGGCGGCGAGCGGCCCCGCTCGGCATATCTGCCGTTCGGCGGCGGGCGGCGGATCTGCATCGGACAGAGCTTCGCGCTGATGGAGATGGTGCTGATGGCGGCCATCATGAGCCAGCGGTTTACTTTTGACCTTATGCCCGGACATCCGGTCGAGCTCGAGGCGACGCTGACGCTGCGGCCCAAACACGGTGTGCACATGATCGGACGGAGGCGCCTATGA
- a CDS encoding alpha/beta hydrolase yields the protein MPSFDTPGPAIDAILLKVLDKVPFRLSADDSIDVVRQRLRELPRRRVHPELRVENSSIDGPAGTINIRTYWPPSSSEATTPVVVYFHGGGFVSGDLDTHDGTCRQHAVGADAVVVSVDYRLAPEHPYPAAVEDAWAATQWAAEHAADLGADPTRLAVAGDSAGGTLSAVIAQRARDNAGPPISFQLLWYPSTLWDTSLPSFTENASAPVLDRKAIAAFSRWYAGEIDLADPPPGLAPGRAKNLAGLPPAYIAVAGHDPLRDDGLRYGELLAAAGVPVEVHNAETLVHGYIGYAGVVPAATEAMDRGLAALKAALH from the coding sequence ATGCCCAGCTTCGACACTCCCGGTCCTGCCATCGACGCCATCTTGCTGAAGGTACTGGATAAGGTTCCGTTCCGGTTATCCGCCGACGACAGTATCGACGTGGTGCGGCAGCGGCTGCGCGAGCTGCCCCGCCGCCGGGTACACCCGGAGCTGCGCGTGGAAAACAGCAGCATCGATGGGCCGGCCGGCACTATCAATATCCGAACCTATTGGCCGCCAAGCAGTTCGGAGGCGACAACGCCGGTTGTGGTGTACTTCCACGGCGGCGGCTTCGTCTCCGGCGATCTGGACACCCACGACGGCACCTGCCGCCAGCACGCCGTCGGCGCCGACGCGGTGGTGGTTTCCGTCGACTACCGGCTGGCACCTGAGCACCCCTACCCCGCTGCGGTCGAAGACGCTTGGGCGGCAACACAATGGGCCGCCGAACATGCCGCCGACCTCGGTGCGGATCCCACCCGGTTGGCGGTGGCGGGTGATTCGGCCGGCGGCACCCTGTCCGCGGTGATCGCCCAGCGGGCCCGCGACAACGCCGGCCCGCCGATCAGCTTCCAGCTGTTGTGGTATCCGTCCACGCTGTGGGACACCTCGCTGCCGTCGTTCACCGAGAACGCGTCCGCACCAGTCCTGGACCGCAAGGCGATCGCGGCGTTCTCGCGTTGGTATGCAGGAGAAATCGACTTGGCCGATCCGCCGCCGGGGCTGGCGCCGGGGCGGGCGAAGAACCTGGCCGGTCTGCCGCCCGCCTACATCGCGGTCGCCGGCCACGACCCGCTGCGCGACGACGGGCTGCGCTACGGTGAGCTGCTCGCCGCGGCGGGGGTGCCTGTCGAGGTGCACAACGCCGAGACGCTGGTGCACGGCTACATCGGCTACGCCGGCGTGGTGCCGGCTGCCACCGAGGCCATGGACCGAGGGTTGGCGGCACTGAAAGCGGCGTTGCACTAG
- a CDS encoding ferritin, which produces MSDRNAPTTKFNALLQEQIRNEFTAAQQYVAEAVYFDGEELPQLARHFYSQAVEKRNHAMMLVQYLLDRDVAVEIPGVDAVRNQFDTARDALALAVDQERAVTDQVSRLASVAREEGDYLGEQFMQWFCKEQTREMALMATLLRVADRAGHNLFDLETFVAREVGSAPSASGAPHAAGGSL; this is translated from the coding sequence ATGAGCGATCGAAATGCCCCCACAACCAAATTCAATGCGCTCCTTCAAGAGCAAATTCGCAACGAATTCACTGCTGCCCAACAATATGTTGCAGAGGCGGTGTATTTCGATGGTGAGGAGTTGCCACAGCTGGCGAGACACTTTTACAGCCAAGCCGTCGAAAAGCGAAATCACGCGATGATGCTGGTGCAGTACCTGCTTGACCGAGATGTCGCCGTCGAAATCCCGGGAGTAGACGCGGTGCGCAACCAGTTCGACACCGCACGGGATGCGTTGGCGCTGGCGGTGGACCAAGAACGCGCGGTGACCGACCAAGTCAGCCGGCTCGCCAGCGTGGCGCGCGAGGAGGGCGACTACCTGGGCGAGCAGTTCATGCAGTGGTTCTGCAAGGAGCAGACCAGGGAAATGGCGCTGATGGCGACCCTGCTCCGAGTCGCCGACCGCGCCGGGCACAACCTGTTCGATCTGGAGACCTTCGTCGCCCGTGAGGTTGGCTCAGCGCCCAGCGCCTCCGGCGCTCCACATGCCGCGGGGGGCAGCCTCTAA
- a CDS encoding TIGR03086 family metal-binding protein gives MDPLAAHQRAQEVFAGVLANVTPDQLKAPTPCLEWTVRDLIEHVLGGNERVSQWAGGDEQPPARPDDRIEAHRATAAAAQETFARPGALEATYRLPFGEVPGHRFIGMRTTDVLVHAWDLAVATHQPTDLDAELALRQLAAARQGVPPEFRGPGRPFAVEQPCPADRPPADQLAAFLGRTVQ, from the coding sequence GTGGATCCACTCGCAGCTCACCAGCGTGCTCAGGAGGTGTTCGCCGGCGTGCTTGCCAATGTCACGCCCGATCAGCTCAAGGCACCTACCCCGTGCTTGGAGTGGACGGTTCGTGACCTGATCGAGCACGTGCTGGGGGGCAACGAACGAGTATCCCAGTGGGCAGGCGGTGACGAACAGCCGCCGGCCCGACCCGACGATCGGATCGAGGCTCACCGAGCCACCGCCGCGGCGGCCCAGGAGACGTTCGCAAGGCCGGGCGCGTTGGAGGCGACCTACCGCCTGCCGTTCGGGGAGGTCCCCGGGCACCGCTTCATCGGCATGCGCACCACCGACGTTTTGGTTCATGCTTGGGATCTCGCCGTCGCCACGCACCAGCCCACCGACCTGGACGCCGAGTTAGCGCTTCGGCAGCTGGCCGCCGCGCGCCAGGGGGTTCCGCCCGAGTTCCGCGGTCCGGGCAGGCCGTTTGCCGTGGAGCAGCCCTGCCCCGCCGACCGCCCGCCCGCCGATCAGCTGGCCGCCTTCCTCGGCCGGACGGTGCAGTGA
- a CDS encoding lysoplasmalogenase: MGPPYAPRLVLGAWASAGWCGVGYGMFLTVTALRSAPGEELTGHWVAQPAFKASMALLLAVGAAAHPIARERRWLVPALLLSVVGDWLLAIPWWAPSFVAGLTSFLLAHLCFLAVLIPLARPSGARLSAVVVTCLACAALLVWFWPRLHALTLPVTVYMVVLAAMVCAALLARLPTVMTAVGAVCFAVSDAMIGIDRFVLDNEALAVPVWWTYAVAQILITAGFFFGRAEPVADR; this comes from the coding sequence ATGGGCCCACCGTACGCACCCCGTCTGGTGCTCGGTGCTTGGGCGAGTGCCGGCTGGTGCGGCGTCGGTTACGGGATGTTCTTGACCGTGACCGCATTGCGTTCCGCGCCCGGTGAAGAGCTGACCGGCCACTGGGTGGCCCAGCCCGCGTTCAAGGCGTCGATGGCGCTGCTGCTGGCCGTCGGCGCCGCCGCGCATCCGATCGCCCGCGAGCGGCGCTGGCTGGTGCCGGCACTGCTGCTCTCCGTTGTTGGCGACTGGTTGCTGGCAATCCCGTGGTGGGCGCCGTCGTTCGTCGCCGGGTTGACGTCATTTTTATTGGCGCACTTGTGTTTTCTGGCCGTGCTGATCCCACTGGCGAGGCCGTCGGGTGCGCGCCTGAGCGCCGTGGTGGTCACCTGCCTCGCGTGTGCGGCGCTGCTGGTGTGGTTCTGGCCGCGGCTGCACGCGCTGACGCTTCCCGTGACCGTCTACATGGTCGTGCTGGCTGCGATGGTGTGCGCGGCGCTGCTGGCACGGTTGCCCACGGTGATGACCGCCGTGGGCGCGGTGTGCTTCGCCGTGTCCGATGCGATGATCGGCATCGACCGCTTCGTGCTCGACAACGAGGCTCTGGCAGTTCCGGTCTGGTGGACCTATGCGGTGGCGCAGATCCTGATCACGGCGGGGTTCTTCTTCGGCCGGGCGGAGCCGGTGGCCGACCGGTGA